A stretch of Planococcus citri chromosome 5, ihPlaCitr1.1, whole genome shotgun sequence DNA encodes these proteins:
- the LOC135846737 gene encoding uncharacterized protein in vnfD 5'region-like produces MLLKMNTKKQSSFAIAVTGILFLQYVGSTLANSHPPPQNSNNPTPSKNKVTRPLPGPDLDWKIIRNGSCLYIDKSQYLWKLVANQTARRRLITRYRRFGKSLFLQMMEQFFRGRSDLFKGLFIEKCGNRNIFIPVPVSDDGGDWIEYPVIKLNFKIIEKFTTIDEFQSEYYEILTDIAKSYKIEDFESGSYGSTRGLISHLYRKFNGIPVIVLVDEYDYPYEYAISKNYTDLAKEIIEFLDDIFGIIKNEIEKVAFLFITGVSKLPLTVLQSGANNIVDETYNPEFAEAFGFTEEEITELMRDHIEEFAKSESVPFKNIIDKIRYWYDGYQFDPNNRSRRVLNPVSTISSIRYKEFKCYWIQTSSMNPIPEMFYKQEMSLDDLIKGTPVPKSTTTTMSVIESKQTDLINWMFLNGYYTMNGQKSNKLTLRIPNFEIETAINRSILSYDPLAQQRYEDFRQNELHALRYHLEHERVGAAMSALGKIGFSCIGSSSNSRRGHQEVDHAV; encoded by the coding sequence ATgttgttgaaaatgaatactAAGAAGCAATCATCTTTTGCAATTGCTGTGACTGGTATCCTTTTCTTACAATATGTTGGCTCAACTTTGGCAAATTCACACCCACCACCTCAAAACAGCAATAACCCAACACCGTCCAAAAATAAGGTAACACGTCCTTTGCCAGGTCCGGATCTTGATTGGAAAATTATCCGCAATGGGTCATGTTTGTACATTGACAAATCGCAATACTTATGGAAGCTGGTTGCAAATCAAACAGCAAGAAGGAGACTAATAACGCGGTATAGACGTTTCGGGAAATCATTGTTTCTGCAGATGATGGAGCAATTTTTCAGAGGGAGAAGTGATTTATTCAAGggattatttattgaaaaatgcggAAACAGGAACATATTCATACCAGTACCCGTATCTGATGATGGAGGTGACTGGATAGAATACCCAgttattaaattgaatttcaaaattatagaaaaattcacGACTATTGACGAATTTCAGTCAGAGTATTATGAAATCTTAACAGATATTGCTAAATCATACAAGATTGAGGATTTTGAATCCGGTAGTTATGGTAGCACTAGAGGACTTATCTCACACTTGTATCGCAAATTCAACGGAATACCTGTAATTGTTCTGGTGGACGAGTATGATTATCCATACGAatacgcaatttcaaaaaattacacagaTTTGGCAAAAGAGATAATAGAGTTCTTGGATGACATATTTggcattataaaaaatgaaattgaaaaggtcgcatttttattcattacaGGCGTATCTAAATTACCCTTGACAGTTCTTCAAAGCGGTGCCAATAATATTGTGGATGAAACTTACAATCCGGAATTTGCTGAAGCCTTTGGTTTTACAGAAGAGGAAATAACAGAGCTCATGCGAGACCACATAGAAGAGTTTGCAAAAAGCGAGTCAGTacctttcaaaaatatcatcgaTAAAATCAGATACTGGTATGATGGTTATCAGTTCGACCCAAATAATCGCTCTCGTCGGGTATTAAACCCAGTATCAACCATCTCCAGTATAAGATATAAAGAATTTAAATGCTACTGGATTCAAACAAGTTCGATGAATCCCATTCCTGAAATGTTTTACAAACAAGAGATGTCATTAGACGATTTAATAAAAGGAACACCAGTTCCTAAAAGTACTACCACCACCATGTCTGTGATTGAAAGTAAACAGACAGACTTAATAAACTGGATGTTCTTAAATGGGTATTACACAATGAATGGTCAGAAATCCAATAAGCTTACTTTAAGAAtacccaattttgaaattgaaacagcCATTAATAGATCAATATTGTCCTATGATCCTTTGGCACAGCAACGATACGAGGACTTCCGTCAAAACGAGCTGCATGCACTTCGCTATCACCTTGAACATGAACGAGTTGGAGCAGCTATGTCCGCTTTGGGAAAAATTGGATTCTCCTGCATTGGATCATCCTCTAATTCAAGACGAGGTCACCAGGAGGTTGACCATGCTGTTTGA